One Helicobacter suis HS1 genomic window, TCCGCTAGACATGCAAAAAAGGCCGCATAAGTTCTATCAGCATCATCAGGGTGTACGCGATCTGCCCAAGCAGAGAGCAAATTGGGGAACTCTTTTTCATCTTGGAAACCTAGTAATTCGCGATACCTTTTAGACCATATAAAAGGGGTGCTACCATCTACTTTTCCATCCTTAGGATAATACATATACCACGATCCATTTAAATTAGCATCAATCATCTTTTTGTTGATAGAAAACTCTTCTTCAAGGGCTTAGTGTTTTTCTGTTAATTCTTTGATTTGCTGGTGCAAATGGGTACACTCCTCTATACGCGCTTGCAAGGCTTTTATTAATTGTATAAAAGCCTTAATTAGAGCACGCGCACTTTCAGAGGGAAATTCGTTAAAATTTTGTAAGCTAGAGTGGATTTGATCTAAAACCTTCATATCGTTTAAATCTGCTGGTGTGAGATTTGTAGCCAAACGATCTAAAAAACGGGTATAAACACCTGAAAACATAACAAACCTTAAGGATTAATTTAACAACACACGATAGCAAAATTAGGCGCGTTGGCCAAAACTCCCTTTCAAATCCAAAATACTAAAATGTAGCGCATCATCTTCGCACACTTCAATACAACGCCCGCAACGAATACACTCCCCTGAATTCACCGCTACACTTTCTACTCCCACCATCCAAAGCACTTGTACCTCAGGGCATATTTCTAAGCATAAATCGCACTTAGTACAGCGCATGGCATTGTGTTCTACTTTTAAAAGCGCATAACGGCCTATAACAGAATAAAACGCACCTAAGGGGCACAGACGCGAGCAAATGAGTCGATCGCCTAAAAAAGTATCTACACAAAAGAGAAAAAAGCCAACTATTAGCCAAGAGGCCGTACCATAAATAATGCCTCTTTGCACAATACCAATATAAGACACGCTTTCAAATGCGGGTAAAGAAAGAATAAAGGAAAGCACGAGGCTTAAAATTAAAAGAATGTAGCGCAGGTTTTTAGGCAGAGTCAAACTAACGCCTTTAAAGGCAAATTTACGCCTAACCCATGCGGCAAAATCTACAATTAAATTAATAGGGCACACCCAAGAACAAAAGCTCCGCCCTAAAAAAAGACCATAAATCGCCCCTATTACTAACGCCCCTAAGAGTACTAACATATCCACATGCAAACTAGCTAAAAAAACTTGCAAAGTAGCAAAAGGATCGCTAAGCGGAATAGTGTTAAAAAGCATGGAGGCGCTCAAATTACCCTTTAAAATAAAACCGGCAGAAGTGCTCATAAAGAGTAATAAAATACCAATTTGTACGATGCGTCTGGCGATGAGGTAGCGCATTAAAGCCCCTTGTTAAGGTAGTCTAGTGGGTTATCTGTTTTAGGATTAAGCGTATTGGGTTTGGCATTTTTAAGTTGTTTTTGATCTTGAGCTTGAGTGCCCCAGCTTTTGATATAGTGTTTACCCGCCTCTCCGCTTACAAAGGCGGTAGGTAGAATTTTAATAGAGGGTTCTTTAGTGATACAGGCGCGTTCACAAAGCCCACAGCCCACACACGCACTAGGCTCTACAACCGGCAAAGTATAGGTGTGCTCGCCCGTGTGCTTATTGTGTCTACTTTCTAATTTAATGGCTTTATCTATTAAAGGGCACACACGATAACACACATCACATCTTACCCCCCAAAACGCCACACAAGCCACCGGATCAATCACGGCAATCCCCATTTTTAGCGAAGAAATCCCTTGATCTTTTTTCAGGTGTTTTTTATCTAGCGCATCGGTAGGGCAGGCTTTAATACAAGGAATATCTGGGCAGAGATAACAAGGAGTTTTGCGGGCTTCAAAAAAAGGAGTTCCCATTTTGGGATAATCTAGCAAGGTGGCAAGTTTTAGCGTATCATAGGGGCAGGCTTTTACACATAGCGCACAGCGTACACACAGGCTTAAAAAACGCGCCTCATCTTCAGCCCCCGGAGGTCTAAGCGCGTAGGCATCTTGGCTATATTTAGCCTTAAGCATCGCACTTAAAAACGCTCCCCCTCCCACACATAAACAGGCCCCCTTGAATGCTGTTTGCAAGAAAGCCCGTCTTTGCATTTTAAACCTTAGTGATCTTCACCGCACATTTTTTATAGTCAGTTTGCTTAGAGATAGGACAAGTAGCATCCAAACAAACCTTATTGATAAAAACATTCTCATCAAACCAAGGCACATAAACTAAACCTACGGGGGGTTTATTGCGCCCGCGCATATCCACCCTAGCCTTTACCCTGCCGCGTCGTGATTCAATCCACACCGCATCGCCTTGATTAACCCCTAATTTTTCCCCATCTTTGATATTCATGTAACAAAGCGCTTCAGGCACTGCTCTAAAGAGCTCAGGCACGCGCATAGTCATTGTACCGCTATGCCAGTGCTCTAAAACCCGCCCGGTAGCTAGCCAGAAAGGGTATTCTTTATCAGGGCGCTCGGGGGCTTTCATGAAGGGTCTAAAGAAAATTTTGGCTTTATTTTCTAGACTTTTGGGTTCTTTAGTTTGTGGACCCTTCAGATCGCCACTCACTACCTTTTTCATGAGTTTTCCATAAAAGGCAAAGTCTGAATCAGGCGCGGCCTTTTTAGCGTAGTAATCGTATTTTGTGTTAAAGCGCCATCTAGTTTCTTTACCATTAACCACAGGCCAGCGCAAACCTCTAGTGCGGTGGTAGTCATCAAAATAGGCCAAATCATGCCCATGCCCGATGCCAAATTTGCGGTATTCTTCCCAAAGATATTTTTGGATAAAGAAACCATAACCTCTAAAGGGTTTGCCATCACTGCCTATTACATGCCGTCTATCCCCATGCACTTCTGAGTTAGGCGCACCCCTGCCAACAGGATCGCTAGCTAAAAATTTCTTAGCGTATTTATTGGCAAAGAGTACATCATAAAGCGTATCATTTTCATGATAGCCCATTTTTCTAGCCTCAGCTAAAACATTTGGCAGTGTGAGCTTATCATTGACTTTTTGCTCTTTCCAAACCTCTTTGAGTTTAAAGCGCTTAGCAAATTCTAAAATTTGCCAAGTATCACTCATTGCAGAACCCACCGGTGTAACTTGTTGTTTCCAGTGTTGTGATCGGCGCTCTGCATTGCCATAAGCCCCCCATTTTTCATAAATCATCGCAGTAGGCAAAATTAAATCTGCTACTTTTGCACTAATCCCGGGATAACAATCACTCACCACGATAAAATTATCCATTTCTCTAGCTGCTGCAATCCAGTGGTTAGCATTAGCCGTATTTTGCCAAGGGTTATTAACCTGTACCCAGATAAATTTGACCTTGCCATCTTCAAGCGCACGCATCATCGCTAAAAAGTCATAACCGGGTTTGGGATTAATTGTGCCTTTGGGCAAGTGCCAGAGTTTTTCAGCTGTTTTGACATGTTCGGGGTTTGTAACAACCATGTCAGCTGGCAAGCGGTTAGCAAAAGTACCCACCTCTCTAGCAGTCCCACAAGCGCTAGGTTGACCAGTTAAAGAGAATGCCCCAGAGCCCGGTTTAGCTTGTT contains:
- the napH gene encoding quinol dehydrogenase ferredoxin subunit NapH; the encoded protein is MRYLIARRIVQIGILLLFMSTSAGFILKGNLSASMLFNTIPLSDPFATLQVFLASLHVDMLVLLGALVIGAIYGLFLGRSFCSWVCPINLIVDFAAWVRRKFAFKGVSLTLPKNLRYILLILSLVLSFILSLPAFESVSYIGIVQRGIIYGTASWLIVGFFLFCVDTFLGDRLICSRLCPLGAFYSVIGRYALLKVEHNAMRCTKCDLCLEICPEVQVLWMVGVESVAVNSGECIRCGRCIEVCEDDALHFSILDLKGSFGQRA
- the napG gene encoding ferredoxin-type protein NapG, whose protein sequence is MQRRAFLQTAFKGACLCVGGGAFLSAMLKAKYSQDAYALRPPGAEDEARFLSLCVRCALCVKACPYDTLKLATLLDYPKMGTPFFEARKTPCYLCPDIPCIKACPTDALDKKHLKKDQGISSLKMGIAVIDPVACVAFWGVRCDVCYRVCPLIDKAIKLESRHNKHTGEHTYTLPVVEPSACVGCGLCERACITKEPSIKILPTAFVSGEAGKHYIKSWGTQAQDQKQLKNAKPNTLNPKTDNPLDYLNKGL
- the napA gene encoding periplasmic nitrate reductase subunit alpha, giving the protein MSSEASKHDNPIEDNSRRDFLKSVAITSAMGSAGLLTPPALAAKAQQAQRDWKWDKAVCRFCGTGCGIMVATKDDKIVAVKGDPLAPVNRGLNCIKGYFNAKIMYGADRLVEPLLRVNEVGEFDKKGKFKQVSWKRAFDEMEKQFKKYYNEIGVTGVGVFGSGQYTIPEGYAASKLMKAGFRGNNIDPNARHCMASAVAGFLQTFGIDEPSGCYDDIEETDTIITWGANMAEMHPILWSRVSDRKLSNPDRVRVVNLTTFSNRTSGVADMEIIFTPNSDLAIWNYIAREIVYKHPEVIDQDFVSKHTIFTTGYADIGYGMRNNPNHPKFRPSEKEIVKKQNAITLDKEEAVALQHLGVKAGQVFEMKHQKEAGKHWQITFEEFKKALEPYTLDYVAQVAKGDANEPLDGFKEKLKTLVSLYIEKGRKVVSFWTMGFNQHTRGSWVNEQAYMVHFLLGKQAKPGSGAFSLTGQPSACGTAREVGTFANRLPADMVVTNPEHVKTAEKLWHLPKGTINPKPGYDFLAMMRALEDGKVKFIWVQVNNPWQNTANANHWIAAAREMDNFIVVSDCYPGISAKVADLILPTAMIYEKWGAYGNAERRSQHWKQQVTPVGSAMSDTWQILEFAKRFKLKEVWKEQKVNDKLTLPNVLAEARKMGYHENDTLYDVLFANKYAKKFLASDPVGRGAPNSEVHGDRRHVIGSDGKPFRGYGFFIQKYLWEEYRKFGIGHGHDLAYFDDYHRTRGLRWPVVNGKETRWRFNTKYDYYAKKAAPDSDFAFYGKLMKKVVSGDLKGPQTKEPKSLENKAKIFFRPFMKAPERPDKEYPFWLATGRVLEHWHSGTMTMRVPELFRAVPEALCYMNIKDGEKLGVNQGDAVWIESRRGRVKARVDMRGRNKPPVGLVYVPWFDENVFINKVCLDATCPISKQTDYKKCAVKITKV